A window from Humidesulfovibrio mexicanus encodes these proteins:
- a CDS encoding DVU_1551 family NTP transferase, with the protein MSPHARPHPVRAAALILAAGLSSRLGAFKPLEKIGGLSLLARVADLFRQAGVADVLAVAGHCAEETLAEAARLGIRGVANPDYERGMFTSVAAGLRHLTSAAAMPPDALFVLPVDIPLVRPHTLRLLLDRFAASASASSPAVLHPFFAGLRGHPPLIRAAHLPDILAWTGPGGLRGALERLEASHGAEDVPVADGCIHFDIDTPADLDTARLLLARRDIPTPVEAEALLRLYDTCGRGLGHGRGVADAALAMAGALAATGVALDLELVESAALVHDIAKGRPRHEAAGAALLDSLGFGRVARIVEVHRDIAPDAAPRIAERELVYLADKLVRGATPVSISARFQEKLDRYAQDPEACAAIRRRLGNALDMARRIEAAAGAPLHRIVPGVPEQP; encoded by the coding sequence ATGTCCCCCCACGCCCGCCCGCATCCCGTCCGCGCCGCCGCGCTCATCCTCGCAGCGGGGCTGTCCTCGCGTTTGGGCGCGTTCAAGCCCCTGGAGAAGATCGGAGGACTCAGTCTGCTGGCCCGTGTGGCGGACCTGTTCCGCCAGGCTGGGGTGGCGGACGTGCTGGCCGTGGCCGGGCACTGCGCGGAGGAAACCCTGGCCGAGGCCGCGCGCCTGGGCATTCGCGGCGTGGCCAATCCGGACTACGAACGCGGCATGTTCACCTCGGTTGCGGCCGGGCTGCGCCACCTGACCAGTGCCGCCGCCATGCCGCCGGACGCCCTGTTCGTCCTGCCCGTGGACATCCCCCTTGTGCGGCCGCACACCCTGCGCCTGCTGCTGGACCGCTTCGCCGCGTCAGCCTCGGCATCATCCCCGGCCGTGCTGCATCCGTTCTTCGCCGGGCTGCGCGGGCATCCGCCCCTCATTCGCGCCGCGCATCTGCCGGATATTCTGGCCTGGACCGGCCCCGGCGGGCTGCGCGGCGCGCTGGAGCGCCTGGAGGCCAGCCACGGCGCGGAGGATGTGCCCGTGGCCGACGGCTGCATCCATTTCGACATCGACACCCCGGCCGACCTGGACACGGCCCGGCTGCTGCTGGCCAGGCGGGACATCCCCACCCCGGTCGAGGCCGAGGCCCTGCTGCGTCTGTACGACACCTGCGGACGCGGCCTGGGCCACGGGCGCGGCGTGGCCGATGCGGCCCTGGCCATGGCCGGGGCGCTGGCCGCCACGGGCGTGGCGCTGGATCTGGAACTGGTGGAATCCGCCGCGCTTGTGCACGACATCGCCAAGGGCCGGCCCCGGCACGAGGCCGCGGGCGCGGCCCTGCTGGATTCCCTCGGCTTTGGCCGGGTTGCGCGCATTGTGGAGGTCCACCGCGATATTGCGCCGGACGCAGCGCCGCGCATTGCCGAGCGGGAGTTGGTGTACCTGGCGGACAAGCTCGTGCGGGGCGCGACGCCGGTCAGCATCAGCGCGCGCTTTCAGGAAAAGCTCGACCGCTACGCCCAGGACCCGGAGGCCTGCGCGGCCATTCGCCGCAGACTGGGCAATGCCCTGGACATGGCGCGGCGCATCGAGGCTGCGGCGGGAGCGCCTCTGCACCGCATCGTTCCCGGCGTGCCGGAGCAGCCGTGA
- a CDS encoding sensor histidine kinase, with the protein MPDPRSIFHLNIRRRILLGMLLSVLAVGLIGTVSYHSLAQIERKMGFIEVIDDLGNTILEIRRYEKNYMLYEHEEDYQASREYAGKARGILVKLEGNAAEFGLAQEHSALKRALTMYENLSEKLEPGRPQISPADGDKLRDTGKQMVDLSQMLVAHERARMLTIVQSLKRQLFLSVLAFLGLGGGFLLVLGQKTIAALKSIEEATREVARGGFAPLAAPDTDDEVSRVMDAFNHMTAELKKRQDQLVREKKLSSIGVLTSGVAHQLNNPLNNISTSCQILMEEGGEADPAFAAKLLKNIDGEVARARDIVKGLLEFSRAKEFERKPTKLAEVVARSARLVSSQVPAGVELVQRVPEDLLLAMDAQRMQEVFINLFINALQAIKGGAGRIEVEARRETDSGQAVITVSDTGEGIAPEDATRIFDPFFTTKEVGKGTGLGLSIVFGIVEQHQGEICVESEPGCGARFVIRLPLGAETGQAVEKGFA; encoded by the coding sequence GTGCCTGATCCCAGATCAATCTTCCACCTCAATATCCGCCGCCGCATTCTGTTGGGAATGCTGCTCTCGGTGCTCGCGGTCGGGCTCATCGGCACCGTCTCCTACCACTCGCTGGCGCAAATAGAACGCAAGATGGGCTTCATCGAGGTCATCGACGACCTCGGCAACACCATTCTTGAGATCCGGCGCTACGAGAAGAACTATATGCTCTACGAGCACGAGGAGGACTACCAGGCCAGCCGCGAATACGCGGGCAAGGCGCGTGGCATCCTGGTCAAGCTGGAGGGCAACGCCGCTGAATTCGGCTTGGCCCAGGAGCACAGCGCCCTCAAGCGCGCCCTGACCATGTACGAGAACCTTTCGGAAAAACTGGAGCCGGGACGCCCGCAGATCAGCCCGGCGGACGGGGACAAGCTGCGCGACACCGGCAAGCAGATGGTGGACCTCTCCCAAATGCTGGTGGCGCACGAGCGCGCAAGAATGCTCACCATCGTCCAGTCCCTCAAGCGGCAGCTGTTCCTCTCGGTGTTGGCCTTTCTGGGCCTGGGCGGCGGCTTTCTGCTGGTGTTGGGGCAAAAGACCATCGCCGCCCTCAAAAGCATAGAGGAAGCCACGCGCGAGGTGGCGCGGGGAGGCTTCGCCCCCCTGGCCGCGCCGGACACCGACGACGAGGTGAGCCGCGTGATGGACGCTTTCAACCACATGACCGCAGAGTTGAAAAAACGACAGGACCAGTTGGTGCGGGAAAAGAAGCTGTCCTCCATCGGCGTGCTGACCAGTGGCGTTGCCCACCAGCTGAACAACCCGCTCAACAACATCAGCACCTCCTGCCAAATCCTCATGGAAGAGGGCGGCGAGGCCGACCCCGCGTTCGCGGCCAAGCTTCTCAAGAATATCGACGGCGAGGTGGCGCGGGCCCGAGACATCGTCAAGGGGCTGCTTGAATTCTCCCGCGCCAAGGAATTCGAACGCAAGCCGACAAAACTCGCCGAAGTGGTGGCGAGGTCGGCCCGGCTTGTGTCGAGCCAAGTGCCCGCCGGGGTGGAGCTTGTGCAGCGTGTGCCCGAGGATTTGCTTCTGGCCATGGACGCCCAGCGTATGCAGGAGGTGTTCATCAACCTGTTCATCAACGCCCTGCAGGCAATCAAGGGGGGAGCCGGCCGCATTGAGGTGGAAGCTCGCCGCGAAACAGATTCGGGCCAGGCGGTCATCACCGTGTCCGACACGGGCGAGGGCATCGCCCCGGAGGACGCCACACGCATTTTCGATCCTTTCTTCACCACCAAGGAGGTGGGCAAGGGCACGGGCCTCGGACTGTCCATCGTCTTCGGCATCGTGGAGCAGCATCAAGGGGAAATCTGCGTGGAGAGCGAGCCGGGCTGCGGCGCGCGCTTCGTCATCCGCCTTCCGCTCGGCGCCGAAACCGGCCAAGCCGTTGAAAAGGGCTTCGCGTGA
- a CDS encoding methyl-accepting chemotaxis protein — MSRIKSLGTVLILSVVLVIAAAVAGIVLYVSKSSYNISLHLEQQAMEQISSATQMSLDRYIEGTKTIVDSLAAQKALTEAFEGDPKRAKDRLREYIKIHKEYWALFIFDANGVILAGYNAKGDDLTGQSRADRDYVKAVLGGQDLFLAKEVIKAKSGDGDLLIFSVARAVKDANGKVLGGVGAFPKWETFTQAFIDPPRFGERGYGFMLDAKGRIIAHALDKSLMLKDISDLDFVRKSLELKNGTLFYDWKGEEKFMTVSTDPDTGWVVCMSAYVDEMTAQARTQRNVLIGIGLAALLALVGGITLLVRRQVASPINEIKNFTKAIAEGDLKAELGATFHYELADLAQNIRAMVAELKVKLGFAQGVLSGIVLPAAAVDKDNRVTFVNPEMLETLELTGTPSTYLGQTSGTMIYNDEKRDTLSLKALRENKKLQAEVGYDTRSGTHKVFDVTSTPIHDLDGNLLGTLALWFELTDIREQQKKIEEQNQRIARAAAAANTVSDQVASASEELAAQIEQSSRGSDEQRERTAEAATAMEEMNSTVMEVARSAGTASDLADQAKQKAQQGADLVNQVVETISGVERQSMALKTDMTELGKQAEGIGQIMNVISDIADQTNLLALNAAIEAARAGDAGRGFAVVADEVRKLAEKTMHATNEVGDYIRAVQESARKNIQNTETATQAVQTSTQLAHRSGEALREIVGMVDSTADQVRGIATASEEQSAASEEISRSTEQINRIAAETAEAMRQSGQAVSDLARLASDLKGIISDMNKS, encoded by the coding sequence ATGTCACGCATCAAGAGCCTTGGAACCGTCCTCATCCTCTCCGTGGTCCTCGTCATCGCCGCGGCCGTGGCGGGAATCGTCCTGTATGTATCAAAAAGTTCATACAACATCAGCCTGCATCTTGAACAACAGGCCATGGAGCAGATTTCCTCGGCAACGCAGATGTCCCTTGACCGGTACATAGAAGGCACGAAGACCATTGTGGATTCGCTGGCGGCGCAAAAAGCCCTTACGGAGGCGTTTGAAGGCGACCCCAAGCGCGCCAAGGACCGGTTGCGCGAATATATCAAGATCCACAAGGAATACTGGGCCCTGTTCATCTTCGACGCCAACGGCGTCATCCTGGCCGGGTACAACGCCAAGGGCGACGACCTCACCGGGCAAAGCCGCGCCGACCGCGACTACGTGAAGGCCGTGCTCGGCGGCCAAGACCTCTTCCTCGCCAAGGAGGTCATCAAGGCCAAAAGCGGCGATGGCGACCTGCTCATCTTCTCCGTCGCGCGGGCCGTCAAGGACGCCAACGGAAAGGTGCTCGGCGGCGTGGGGGCCTTCCCCAAGTGGGAAACGTTCACCCAGGCCTTCATCGATCCGCCCCGCTTCGGCGAGCGCGGCTACGGATTCATGCTCGACGCCAAAGGCCGGATCATCGCCCACGCGCTGGACAAGAGCCTGATGCTCAAGGACATCTCCGACCTGGACTTCGTGCGCAAGAGCCTGGAACTGAAGAACGGCACGCTCTTTTATGACTGGAAGGGCGAAGAGAAGTTCATGACCGTAAGCACCGATCCGGACACGGGCTGGGTGGTCTGCATGAGCGCCTACGTGGACGAGATGACCGCCCAGGCGCGCACCCAGCGCAACGTGCTCATCGGCATCGGCCTCGCGGCCCTGCTGGCCCTTGTCGGCGGCATCACCCTCCTGGTTCGCCGACAGGTGGCGTCCCCCATCAACGAAATCAAGAACTTCACCAAGGCCATCGCCGAGGGCGACCTCAAGGCCGAACTGGGCGCGACCTTCCACTACGAACTGGCCGACCTGGCCCAGAACATCCGCGCCATGGTGGCGGAACTCAAGGTCAAACTCGGCTTCGCCCAGGGCGTGCTTTCGGGCATCGTCCTGCCGGCTGCAGCCGTGGACAAGGACAACCGCGTCACCTTCGTCAACCCCGAAATGCTCGAAACGTTGGAACTTACCGGAACACCCTCCACCTACCTGGGGCAGACCTCCGGCACGATGATCTACAACGACGAGAAGCGCGACACCCTGTCCCTGAAGGCCCTGCGCGAAAACAAGAAGCTGCAGGCCGAGGTGGGCTACGACACGCGCTCCGGCACACACAAGGTATTCGATGTCACCAGCACGCCCATCCACGACCTGGACGGCAACCTGCTGGGCACGCTGGCCCTGTGGTTCGAGCTCACCGACATCCGCGAGCAGCAGAAGAAGATCGAGGAGCAGAACCAGCGCATCGCCCGGGCCGCCGCCGCGGCCAACACCGTCAGCGACCAGGTGGCCAGCGCCTCCGAGGAGCTGGCCGCGCAGATCGAACAGTCGAGCCGCGGTTCGGACGAGCAGCGCGAACGCACGGCCGAAGCCGCCACCGCCATGGAGGAGATGAACTCCACCGTCATGGAGGTGGCCAGAAGCGCGGGCACTGCTTCCGACCTCGCCGACCAGGCCAAGCAGAAGGCCCAGCAGGGTGCCGACCTGGTGAACCAGGTCGTCGAGACCATCAGCGGCGTGGAACGCCAGTCCATGGCCCTCAAGACCGACATGACCGAGTTGGGCAAGCAGGCCGAGGGCATCGGCCAGATCATGAACGTCATCAGCGACATCGCCGACCAGACCAACCTGCTGGCCTTGAACGCCGCCATCGAGGCCGCCCGCGCGGGCGACGCCGGGCGCGGCTTCGCCGTGGTGGCCGACGAGGTGCGCAAGCTGGCCGAGAAGACCATGCACGCCACCAACGAGGTGGGCGACTACATCCGCGCCGTGCAGGAAAGCGCGCGCAAGAACATCCAGAACACCGAGACCGCCACCCAGGCCGTGCAGACCAGCACGCAACTGGCGCACAGGTCCGGCGAGGCCCTGCGCGAAATCGTCGGCATGGTGGATTCCACGGCCGACCAGGTGCGCGGCATCGCTACGGCCAGCGAGGAACAATCCGCCGCAAGCGAGGAAATCAGCCGCTCCACCGAGCAGATCAACCGCATCGCCGCGGAGACCGCCGAGGCCATGCGGCAGTCCGGGCAGGCCGTCAGCGACCTCGCCCGGCTGGCCTCGGACCTGAAGGGCATCATCAGCGACATGAACAAGAGCTAA
- a CDS encoding sigma-54-dependent transcriptional regulator, producing MNAGRVLVVDDEEIARENLAHALARAGYEAQAVGDARTALAELARKPYELLLTDLKLGDRSDADGIGLMERARKLHPALEVVVMTGYATIPGAVDAMNRGAFSYLAKPLNLDEVRALAAKAIEKSRLRQEVQELRQRLRDRNAPPLLVGKSPAMAALLKTIARVAPTASTVLLLGETGTGKELVARTVHQQSQRAARRFLAVNCGAFSEELLAGELFGHEKGAYTGATERKAGLFEAADGGTLFLDEVGEMTPAMQVRLLRVLQERKLMRVGGTADIPVDVRVIAATNKDLAVEAEAGTFRLDLFYRLNVITLRLPALGERREDIPLLSRHFLVKYSDALGREVRELSPEALALLLAYPFPGNIRELENLMERAVVLCDGGVVEPAHLPPDLRQGQSQLRTTRHGGLATLEENERQHMLWVLEQCEGNKTRAAEVLGIDRASLWRKLKRAGLS from the coding sequence GTGAACGCGGGCCGCGTGCTTGTGGTGGACGACGAGGAGATCGCCCGCGAGAATCTGGCCCACGCACTGGCGCGCGCCGGATACGAGGCGCAAGCCGTGGGCGACGCCAGAACCGCCCTGGCGGAGCTGGCCCGCAAGCCCTACGAACTGCTGCTGACCGACCTCAAGCTGGGCGACCGGAGCGATGCCGACGGCATCGGCCTCATGGAACGGGCCCGCAAGCTGCACCCGGCCCTGGAGGTGGTGGTCATGACCGGCTACGCCACCATTCCCGGCGCCGTGGACGCAATGAACCGGGGCGCATTCTCCTATCTGGCCAAACCGCTGAACCTGGACGAGGTGCGCGCCCTGGCCGCCAAGGCCATTGAAAAAAGCCGCCTGCGCCAGGAGGTGCAGGAGCTGCGCCAGCGCCTGCGCGACCGCAACGCCCCGCCCCTGCTTGTGGGCAAAAGCCCGGCCATGGCCGCGCTGCTGAAGACCATCGCCCGCGTGGCCCCCACGGCGTCCACCGTGCTGCTGCTGGGCGAAACCGGCACAGGCAAGGAGCTTGTGGCCCGCACCGTCCACCAGCAGAGCCAACGCGCCGCAAGACGCTTCCTGGCCGTCAACTGCGGGGCCTTCAGCGAGGAACTGCTCGCGGGGGAGCTCTTTGGCCACGAAAAGGGGGCCTACACCGGCGCAACGGAACGCAAGGCGGGGCTTTTCGAGGCCGCCGACGGCGGCACCCTCTTTCTGGACGAGGTGGGAGAGATGACCCCGGCCATGCAGGTGCGCCTGTTGCGCGTGCTGCAAGAGCGCAAGCTCATGCGCGTGGGCGGCACGGCCGACATCCCGGTGGACGTGCGCGTCATCGCCGCCACCAACAAGGATCTCGCCGTGGAGGCCGAGGCAGGCACCTTCCGCCTGGACCTTTTCTACCGCCTCAACGTCATCACCCTGCGCCTGCCCGCCCTGGGCGAGCGGCGCGAGGACATTCCGCTTCTGTCCAGGCACTTTCTCGTCAAGTACTCCGACGCCTTGGGACGCGAAGTGCGCGAACTCTCGCCCGAGGCCCTGGCCCTGCTTCTGGCCTACCCGTTCCCCGGAAACATCCGGGAGCTGGAAAACCTCATGGAGCGCGCCGTGGTGCTCTGCGATGGCGGCGTGGTGGAGCCCGCCCACCTGCCGCCGGACCTGCGGCAAGGCCAGTCCCAGCTCAGAACCACGCGCCACGGCGGGCTGGCCACCCTGGAGGAAAACGAACGCCAGCACATGCTCTGGGTGCTGGAGCAGTGCGAGGGCAACAAGACCCGCGCCGCCGAAGTGCTCGGCATCGACCGGGCCTCGCTGTGGCGCAAGCTCAAGCGCGCCGGTCTGTCATGA
- a CDS encoding S16 family serine protease — MIFFKRSDEENPAPAKPQELEELRGRAKTLSLPEHIAAIVDKELEKLSRTDPSVAEHAIGQGYVDWLCALPWNASTEDSLDFARVERILSGSHAGLFHVKERLLEFLAGRTLAAGAPPHVLVVDDEEIARMNLEHVLKKEGYAVRTAANGQEALDLVRQWSFDLIVTDLKMDKMDGMTLLSEAGKLSPATQIVIVTGYATVQSAVQAMRTGAAHYLTKPISLDELRQTVRELLGGRKALVPSRGPVLCFTGPPGTGKTSIGMAIAEALGRTFHRMSMAGLRDEAELRGHRRTYVGAMPGKIIQAMRRLGVNNPVLMLDEIDKVGQDFRGDPGAAFLEILDPEQNRQFLDLYIDAPFDLSQVMFIATANDLSKLDAPLRDRLEIVNFPGYTEAEKLAIATRHLIPRQCAEHGLVHPLPEFAPEAVRGIIRDYTNEAGVRGLDREIGAVCRKLARIALADGGARYPSRVDTALATSLLGPRRFTHSAAQEHVRPGVVHGLVWSDAGGEIVLVEAASMKGAGQLILTGSLGEVLKESAQTALSYIRGNAEAFGLDPDFFAAMDLHIHIPAGAIPKDGPSAGITILMALLSLLTGRRARPGVALTGEMSLGGMLLPVSGVREKILAALRGGVDTVCLPEGNRPEVEALEPELHSAIRLVLAREASELADVVLQTPKATTEPTA; from the coding sequence ATGATCTTCTTCAAGCGAAGCGACGAGGAGAACCCGGCCCCGGCCAAACCCCAGGAGCTGGAAGAACTTCGCGGACGAGCCAAGACGCTGAGCCTGCCGGAGCACATCGCCGCCATTGTGGACAAGGAGCTGGAAAAACTCTCCCGCACCGACCCTTCCGTGGCCGAGCACGCCATTGGCCAGGGCTACGTGGACTGGCTGTGCGCCCTTCCCTGGAACGCCTCCACGGAGGACAGCCTGGATTTCGCCAGGGTGGAGCGCATCCTTTCCGGCAGCCATGCGGGCCTTTTCCACGTGAAGGAACGGCTGCTGGAGTTTTTGGCCGGGCGCACGCTGGCTGCGGGCGCGCCTCCCCACGTGCTGGTGGTGGACGACGAGGAGATCGCCCGCATGAACCTGGAGCATGTGCTGAAAAAGGAGGGCTACGCCGTACGCACGGCGGCCAACGGCCAGGAGGCGCTGGACCTGGTGCGCCAGTGGAGTTTCGACCTCATCGTCACCGACCTCAAGATGGACAAAATGGACGGCATGACGCTCTTGTCCGAGGCCGGAAAGCTCTCCCCCGCGACGCAGATCGTCATCGTCACCGGCTACGCGACGGTGCAGTCGGCCGTGCAGGCCATGCGCACCGGCGCGGCCCACTATCTCACCAAGCCCATCAGCCTGGACGAGCTGAGGCAGACCGTGCGCGAACTGCTTGGCGGCAGAAAGGCTCTGGTCCCCTCACGCGGGCCGGTGCTGTGCTTCACGGGGCCGCCGGGCACGGGCAAGACCAGCATCGGCATGGCCATTGCGGAGGCGCTGGGCCGCACATTCCACCGCATGTCCATGGCCGGCCTGCGCGACGAAGCCGAGCTCCGGGGGCACCGGCGCACCTACGTGGGCGCCATGCCGGGCAAGATCATCCAGGCCATGCGGCGGCTGGGGGTCAACAACCCCGTGCTCATGCTCGACGAGATCGACAAGGTCGGCCAAGACTTCCGGGGCGATCCCGGCGCGGCCTTCCTGGAGATTCTGGACCCGGAGCAAAACCGCCAATTCCTGGACCTCTACATCGACGCGCCCTTCGACCTCTCTCAGGTAATGTTCATCGCCACGGCCAACGACCTTTCCAAGCTCGACGCCCCGCTGCGCGACAGGCTGGAGATCGTCAACTTCCCCGGCTACACCGAGGCCGAAAAACTGGCCATCGCCACACGACATCTCATTCCCCGCCAGTGCGCCGAGCATGGCCTGGTCCACCCGCTGCCGGAATTCGCGCCAGAGGCCGTGCGCGGCATCATCCGCGACTACACCAACGAGGCCGGAGTGCGCGGACTGGATCGGGAGATCGGCGCGGTGTGCCGCAAGCTCGCGCGCATAGCCCTGGCCGATGGCGGCGCCCGGTACCCGTCACGGGTGGACACGGCCCTGGCCACAAGCCTGCTGGGGCCGCGGCGTTTCACCCACTCGGCCGCGCAGGAGCATGTACGCCCCGGCGTGGTCCACGGTTTGGTTTGGAGCGATGCGGGCGGCGAAATCGTGCTGGTGGAGGCCGCGAGCATGAAAGGCGCGGGCCAGCTCATCCTCACGGGATCGCTGGGCGAGGTGCTCAAGGAATCCGCCCAGACGGCCCTGTCCTACATCCGCGGCAACGCCGAGGCCTTCGGGCTCGACCCGGACTTCTTCGCGGCCATGGACCTGCACATCCACATCCCTGCGGGGGCCATCCCCAAGGACGGCCCCTCGGCGGGGATCACCATCCTCATGGCGCTGCTCTCGCTTTTGACCGGCCGCCGCGCCCGACCCGGCGTGGCCCTGACCGGAGAAATGTCGCTGGGCGGAATGCTGCTGCCGGTTTCCGGCGTGCGCGAAAAAATCCTGGCCGCCCTGCGCGGCGGCGTGGACACCGTGTGCCTGCCCGAGGGCAACCGCCCCGAAGTGGAGGCCCTGGAACCGGAGCTGCACTCCGCCATCAGGCTGGTGCTGGCCCGGGAAGCCTCGGAACTAGCGGACGTGGTGCTGCAGACCCCGAAAGCCACGACCGAACCAACCGCATAG
- a CDS encoding histidine phosphatase family protein yields the protein MSLLLLRHGQIVQQSPSRFVGQRDLPLTEHGRAQALAWADLLAAAPLASACCSDLSRCRDTAALALSGTALQATPLPGLREIHLGAWEGLTVQEVRERFPGEHERRGADLAHVAPTGGESFLQAQERFWNALTAIAAQGPGLHLVVAHGGVIRAALCRALGLRLDSLFRLGQDYCGMTILDMDSGGASLVRAMNLAPADARDALAGLGRLFGTK from the coding sequence GTGAGCCTGCTGCTCTTGCGCCACGGGCAGATTGTGCAGCAGAGCCCCTCGCGCTTCGTGGGCCAGCGGGACCTGCCGCTTACGGAGCATGGCCGCGCACAGGCCTTGGCGTGGGCCGATCTTCTGGCCGCCGCGCCTCTGGCCTCGGCGTGCTGCTCGGACCTGTCCCGCTGCCGCGACACCGCCGCCCTGGCGCTCTCGGGCACGGCGCTTCAGGCCACGCCGTTGCCCGGCCTGCGCGAAATCCACCTCGGCGCCTGGGAGGGCCTCACCGTGCAGGAGGTGCGCGAGCGGTTTCCGGGCGAGCATGAGCGGCGCGGGGCTGACCTGGCCCATGTCGCGCCCACGGGCGGGGAAAGTTTTCTGCAGGCGCAAGAACGCTTCTGGAACGCCTTGACCGCCATCGCCGCCCAGGGGCCGGGCCTGCACCTGGTGGTGGCCCACGGCGGGGTCATCCGCGCCGCCCTGTGCCGCGCGCTGGGCCTGCGGCTCGATTCCCTGTTCCGCCTGGGACAGGACTATTGCGGAATGACCATCCTGGACATGGATTCGGGCGGGGCGTCCCTGGTGCGCGCCATGAATCTGGCCCCGGCCGACGCGCGCGACGCCCTGGCCGGGCTGGGGCGTCTGTTCGGGACGAAATGA
- a CDS encoding sulfite exporter TauE/SafE family protein, translating into MDVALDTLKFIDLSASSIAFLFIVGFIGGLVSGFIGSGGAFVLTPGMMSLGVPGTVAVASNMCHKFPKALVGAIKRFRYGQVDVKLGLVMAASAGVGVQVGIKVQNAILESWGQAGSNLYVSLSFVAVLVIVGGYVFYDAMTSGKSDEADKAGSLALRLQKINLWPMMTFKTAGVRISFWFTVPVGFATGMLAATIAVGGFIGVPGMIYVMGVGGLVASASELVIAFAMGLCGTINWAMHGMVDIRLTLIILAGSLLGVQLGAIGTTLVRESMIKVVMGSIMLIVAVSRALAVPKYLAQLGLMEIAPERVEFMDQASFLIMCAALLLGAVIILGSMYKARKAEARQSTAYGQA; encoded by the coding sequence ATGGATGTCGCCCTTGATACGCTCAAGTTCATCGACCTGTCCGCGTCTTCCATCGCCTTCCTGTTCATCGTCGGCTTCATAGGCGGCCTGGTGAGCGGATTCATCGGTTCCGGCGGGGCCTTTGTGCTCACCCCGGGCATGATGAGCCTGGGCGTTCCCGGCACGGTGGCCGTGGCCAGCAACATGTGCCACAAGTTCCCCAAAGCCCTTGTCGGGGCCATCAAGCGCTTCCGCTACGGCCAAGTGGACGTGAAGCTGGGGCTTGTCATGGCCGCCAGCGCGGGCGTGGGCGTCCAGGTGGGCATCAAGGTACAGAACGCCATTTTGGAGTCCTGGGGCCAGGCGGGCTCGAACCTGTACGTGAGCCTGTCCTTCGTGGCCGTGCTGGTCATTGTGGGCGGCTACGTGTTTTATGACGCCATGACTAGCGGCAAAAGCGACGAGGCGGACAAGGCGGGATCGCTGGCGCTCAGGCTGCAAAAGATCAATCTCTGGCCCATGATGACCTTCAAGACCGCCGGCGTGCGCATCTCCTTCTGGTTCACGGTTCCCGTGGGTTTCGCCACAGGCATGTTGGCCGCCACCATCGCCGTGGGCGGTTTCATCGGGGTTCCGGGAATGATCTACGTCATGGGCGTGGGCGGCTTGGTGGCCTCTGCATCGGAATTGGTCATCGCCTTCGCCATGGGCCTGTGCGGCACCATCAATTGGGCCATGCACGGCATGGTGGACATCCGCCTCACTCTCATCATCCTGGCCGGCTCCCTGCTGGGCGTGCAACTGGGAGCCATCGGCACCACCCTGGTGCGCGAATCCATGATCAAGGTGGTCATGGGCTCCATCATGCTCATCGTCGCCGTTTCCCGCGCGCTGGCCGTGCCCAAGTACCTTGCGCAACTCGGCCTCATGGAAATCGCCCCGGAGCGGGTGGAGTTCATGGACCAGGCCAGCTTCCTCATCATGTGCGCCGCGCTGCTCTTGGGCGCGGTGATCATCCTGGGCAGCATGTACAAGGCCCGCAAGGCCGAGGCGCGCCAGTCCACGGCCTACGGCCAAGCCTAG